CACATATGTACTATAGTGCACACAAGCCACACTTATACATTGAACTGTACACACTCTAATATTACATTGTGCACACGTTCACATTGAGACGCACGCAAACACATCAGGCAACACCACCACTAGCAAGGAAAACAACGATAAAAAACCTCAGTTGATTCATATACCTAACAagtgcacaaacacatcattaGATGCAAACTACACCACAAACAAATGCAAATGTATATGAACTATAGTGCACACACGCCAAGTTTGCAATCACACGCACATCACATGAATACAAAGTGCACACTAGGCCACGACAATGTGCACACATACGACGAAAATCTAGCTACGGAGACCACAGTGCACACCAATACATTGCCCATGAAAATTATACATAGATTAATCACAAATATAGATaatattttactcaaaaaatagacaattaaagaacaaaaaaaatcaacttgAGTCAACGGAAAAAAAATAcgcaaaagaaagaaaaactcaAAGCAAGATGGATAAAGAAACCCACATGAAAAAAGAGAGTATATCGAGGAAACCAAAATTTACCATAAAATCAACTCCTAAAATCAAGCATAACATCCTCATATAAACATCTCAACCTTCACAACACAAACCAAAATTACCGAAGCACTcatatgtaaataaaaaaaaagtaaataaatatgaaaaaatcacAGGCATACACGTATctaatgttgcaaaaattgtgCCTAAGCTCCAACTATGCCGCCTAGTCGGTCAATtagctattatttttttaatgggttatttcgctcaaaacggtGTTGTTTGGAGTTTGGAATTGATTATTTTCTCTatgattctatgaattgatTTGGAAGCTTGGAACTAAGTTGATTCTTTGTGAGTTGTAACTTTGTAGAattgtgttttgattctttaagtctttatataatttaagatgttttaggttaatatttaatattttagtattaattattaaagtattaaatagtttataactATCAAGtctagaaaaattttaaaaaaataggcACCTAGAGATTTTTTCAACACTGCACCTCCTCAAGATAGAGTATCTAGATTTATCCACTGTCCTCATGTGGAAGATaattgccatatatatatatatatatatatatatatatatatatatatataaatttaagactaaaattatcattttctcttttattttctttcattattttaatacaagtAATGAGGAAGTAAtgaaaaagaacaaagaaaTAAGCTACACAAATCCGGGAATTGAAGGGCAATGCCCACAATATTAGCAATGAGTAACTAGCCTATACGCCCTTTGGAGGGTTCTCAAAAACTTAATGACCCATATaagaggcaaattataccgtatACCAcatacgtaaacgacgtcgttttgagcattgtaaattaacagtccctttttttggaaatcacgtttctcgtTTCAGTCGGtctatgtatttatgttaatattctgtgtattctaggtaatcgttctgtgtattccaagcaatcattctgtgtattctaggcaaccgttctgtgtattcatgttagtaacacatgttgtgatgtgtttgtgcattcaaatatttagaaggatgagttctgtgtattttgtgtcaatattttgtgtattcatgttattaatacaggttgtgatgtgtttgtgcattcgaatgttaggaggatgagttctgtgtattttgtgtcaatattctgtgtattctggacaaacattctgtgtattctaggcaaacgttctgtgtattctaacatcgaaacgacgtcgttttggatcagggtgcacattgctatgtgcaccgtggtccacgatataactatTGCATATAAGAGCGGTCATGATGAGTTGATACCTAATTTGCACcaacatttgatttttttaatttctctcttTAAAAAATGTTCATAAGAATTTACTTAAGGGTGtccattatattaaataaactaCATTCTTATGTAATAacttaaagaaataaattatgctagaaagtagaaaataaagaaagataTTTTTGAGTGTGAGAGTAGCAGTAATGAAATaaggatttttattttgtttgcgTTTTGGTACACAACTAAACGTGATGAAAATTGAGGTAACATAAGAACATAACTTACTGTCAATGTATATATAATCCTCCCTTGGATGAGAAGTTGACGAAAGCTTTTAATATGAGggacataaatatttattagtggGCTTGGCAATTATATTCCTTTTGGTCATCATGCATGGCTACTCCTTTTCATATTGACAGATATGACTGCCATGACTTCCCCACCTATACTCTCCTCTCTGATACATCCATGTTATGGTCTGATACTGAAATATGATGAGTAATAAATAGGTGCCCCCACACAATACAACACCAAACTCGATAGCTTCATCTGTCTTTACTGGTTTGTTACttttttatctatttttgttTGTACGACTTAATAGATCCTCAacttgttgaagcacaaagaattaatatgatttctactgagactcgatctcatgacctcctcTCATTTGATAGAGTTACtatatgccacttgaccacaagattattgacaaaataattatatagaatatatttaatgtgaataatttttttgaaaaaaataattaatatgtttggTGTTACTCTGGTGTTATTAGGAAAGTTATTCCAAACATTTAGGTGACGTTTGGTTGAGAACTTTGTACCATACTATAGAATTTGATACTCATTATACCAGGGGCGGATTCAAAAATCTTTGCCGGTGGGAGTGAAAGATTAAAAACTAAtgagatattttttaaaataatacttagaGCCGAACCATCAATATTGTGACTAgggatgaaaaattaaaatacatcaaaatgagaaaaaaaaatattcaaaaaaaaaatatgaaatataattaattagataaatagttcgaatagaaaacacattaaaaaTCACTCatatcactattaatattaagaaacaagaaaaaaacacaatgttataaataaaaaatctaattagAATTATAAATTCACTCATCCTTTGGTCAAACCCTTAAGATTTAGAGAGAAACCCTCTTACCATCTAATATAAGCTAACTCATCATTTAGTCAAATAAtttatgtaaatttaaaaatttataagttaACTATGTATATACAAGGGacctatatatacaatatatatatatatatatatatatatatatatatatatatataaaggggatGGGGGCAACTGCGCCAAGTACTGCCCCATTATGGATCCACCAATGTATTATACCATGTTTGTTTGTCTACTTTTGCTATCATATTATTAGATCAAATCATTTAGTAATCATAAAACCTATTACAAGCTAAGTTTCTTCCCTACTTttgaaaaatagaataaaaaataaggaagataaaaaggaaaaaaaaaatagaaagatcATTGTGTATGCATTTAATATGgaacttttatattatatatatatatatatatatatatatatatatatatatatacttgcattcatatatactttgaattacctatttaaataaacaaatttgatATTCAATTACCTTTGTATGAACTTAtcctatataattttgcattgatatactttgaaatacttatttaaatataaacatggGCATTagcccattcgcgcaatgcgcttataaaactagtatgtgtgcatgcatatatgtatgtgtgtgtgtgtgtgtatatatatatatatatatatatatatatatatatatatatatatatatatatatatatatacgcgtagtattatatttgtatatatttatttatttttattttaattatttattttaattccaatTACTATTACTAccaaataaaaacatttttttctaCTTAGACTCATTATAATTTCCatgtatttaatttgattctaaTTCTGATTctaatgtttgaaccaaatacCCCTTGTTTGTTTAAACTTCCTTAGCCCTTGAAATCAATTACTTATATTTTCCTCAACTATGCAATATTTGGTGAAATCTAGACATTTATCTCAAGCATTCAATAACTTAAATCTGTCCACACAGACTAATGGGAAGGTAAACTGATTTGATCATGATATATACAAAGtaattttagtttattcttAGGATAGAATAACTATAATAAGTGTTGCAATAATTCTTTTATGTACACACATCAATATATACAAACTTTGGATGTTTTGCATGCATTGAGCTACAAGCGAGAGGGCGTAGAAACAGCCGATGAAGAAAAAGGCGACGAACTTAGTGACGAAAATGGCGACGATAACATGCAGGTGAGATTAAACTCTATCTGCAGCCTCTGATGCAGAGAGAAATACGAAACTGCTTCCTTCTTCTCCTCTTCTTCAAGCTCTTCCAGAGGTATGGCCGCTAGGAACCTCACAATGAACTCTCTGCAACATTCCTTCCCGCTACATATTATCTTTTCGTCGTCGTCTTCGTCGTCGCCGTTTTCTTTCCGGACCATTAGCGACGAATCGTCGAATCTCAATACGAACGCCTTTTCGCACCCCTCGAAGAGCCTCTCCCCCAACGTGTCGATGATGTAGTAAGCGTCGCGGTCGATTTTCAGGACGAAGAAGTGATCGTTCCAGCTGATAATGTAAACTCTGGGGAGATCGTTATTGGCGACGATTTTTTGCCATATTTCGTCGAATGACATCGCGCCCGACAGCGACGCGAATTTCTCGGGATTGAAGAAGCCGACGAAGGAGCTGTCGCGCGTGATGGCGACGCGGCGGACGCCGGCGTGGAGGACGGTTTCGAGGTCGAAGTGTTTGTTGGGGAAATCGTTGAGGTAGGAAGCGTCGTCGCAGAGGTTTCGCCACTCCGAGGAGCCTTGTACGATGAGGTCGTCGAATTCCGGCCTCGTCGGAGTGGCGTCGGCGTTGGAGTGGAGCCAGTGGGAGATGACGGCCACGAGCGCCGTGCAGGCGCTCTCTCCGGCTGCCTTGTCGGAGCGCTGGTCGAAGGTGGCGAAGAACACGTCGGATTTCAGCTTCGTTTCGCCGTCTCGGCTGACCAGCTCCTTCGATTCCCATGCGCCGATGGTTTCTTCATCGGATGGCTCAGAATATTCTCCTATTTTATCCTGTAAATAAAAAACaggaaaaaaatgcaaaaataagtaaattataataatatttagaattaatttcatttttgatattaaatttataGGTTACACtccattttaatattttttattatttttgatctatatcaataaaataacttaaattttgttaaataaaaggggatttcgatcttcaattatagattctttcaaaaaaaaaaaaacatagttggGTCATCccactttgtattaaaaaaaaaagatcaaaatgctTTTCTATCtatttatcaatattttaaagattttgttgatgtagaaccaaaaatgatcatgtcacaataatactaaaaacaaatgagatattctgataaaaaaaaaactacaaatggattgtcacatataaatctaggacaaaaatgaaattaattctaatatttgttaagtaatttaaattatattatattttaacgcACCTGATTTGAATTCGGAAAGACTGGGTCAACAATGTTTCCAAAGTTCCAACTACGAGTCTTCTTAATCAACGGCTCATCTTTACTTTGAACCGGTCGTACACTCATACGATGTCGTTTCCACGAGAACCACCCCGCGGCCTTCTTGTCCTGGTCAAGCTCAGCCCATGACGAGTTGGACCGTGTCGCCAAACTCGTCCCTGGTTCATTCAACTCCATTTGTTTTTCATTCGTCCGATTTATCGACTCTATCGAGTCGGGCACAATTCTTGCTAAGACTGGAGAATCTCTTATCTCTGCAATGGTAAAATTGACCTGAAAATAAAATGCCAAATTCTTAGAATATTTACACATACATCCAATATTTGACTAAGCAGaaagtgtatatatttttttggaaaaataaaaattaaaaatatatgtggTTGTCAAATGCTATCTTTAATAATTTGAAGTTGACGacgaaaaatcaatttttttcccattaaTCATTGCAATAATAAGGTTGTGAACATGAAAGGAATTGGTCAGCTCGCGGTTCTTAATTAATAGtcctaaaaaatatttcaacaaGGTTTGACCAACATGCATGTTTTAGTTATTTAATAACTCAATTGAAAGATTTTGAAATATACCCCCACAATCCTCCTATCAAAAttcatcattatttttaatatcattttacACTATCGTGattgataattaatttataaaagagatttaatttaagaaaaaaaaattctcgcGACTAATTAGGCAGGAAAATTCCAACGGGCTTCATAGTATTTTGCAAAAGAGTTCCATAATTTTATAGTTATTCAATCGAAACAagacatatatatcatttaatttatcaaataaaaataataatgttattcaCGCCAAAAAAATTTcctcataataatataattgacattattttattgtttaatttactCTGTTTTTTTCTCTTAAGATTGGTAGTTAGCTAATTCATGGGAGTCAAGATAGAATttagaaaagggaaaaaaattgaaaataaggaggggtaagaaatattaaaaaaaaaaaaaaagtggtacggaatttttatttaaaaaattatagaaagtTATAAACTTACAATAAGGGAGGCTTCTTTGAAACCTCCGGCGGCGCGTAAAATCACGGGGATTTCCCATTCAATATCAGACACCATTCTCGCCGCCACTTCCGACACATTGACCGAACCTTTTCCGATCGCCACCAATTTGGCCTCCGACTTTCCCTATTTTGATCACGCAAAACAACATAAATCCCCCCAAACAGATTAAGAAAACAAAGAGGAATTAATatctaaaattaattaagaaaacagaaaattaaaCCTACCAGTAAAACGTGGAAGGAGATGCGCCAAGGTCCGAATTGACGGCGGCCATGGCCGGAAACCGCCGCCAAGCAACACGTGTTCTCGAACTCATCATCGTCCCATGTCACGCCCTCTTGCCCTTCCCCCAACATTTTCACTCGAGACAAATCTTCGCGACAACGTTGTTTCGACGACACGAGGTGATGGAGCCCAAACTTACGCGGTTCGCCTTTCCACTTAACCTTGAGGGCTAAACAGCTCGCATGCGTCTTCCgttcaaaaatattttcaataccTTCAAGTCTGAACCGCGTCAACTTCACATGAAACTTCCTGGTGGCCTGCGGCAGCGACGAGGGCGGCCACGGCGACCATTTAGTCATCTTCACCACCATGAATTGATCGAggtttatgtgtttttttttggtgcgtTGATAAAGGGAATTGAATGAAATTGATTCCTTAGTAAGCAATGTAATGTAGCGAGAAGATAAATACTAGGAGGAGGCTTTCAAATGTTAGTTTCCCCGAAACAGCTAAGGGACGAACCTTGACAACTAAGTTTTGTTCGATGAGAATATTCCTACGTGGAGGCTAATAAAAAGGAGACATGTTGTTCAGGGGAGCACGTGGCGGATTAGGATTGGAGGTGTTTGGGGGTTGAGTGGGGAGCGGGTGTAGGGGATTGGTTCGAGAAGGGGGATAAGAGTCATTGAACAAATCGGAGAGGGACACGTCAACACGGAGGCAAAGAATTTCAACACGTGAGGGACGCGTACAGTAGTCGCAACCGCATGCGCAAGATAGATACGGTTCGCGGGAGCGACCGCCGACCGGGCTTGCGTAACGCAAAGTTGAGAAATTCTgcccaaaagaaaaacaaaaaaaaaaaaaacaacaaaacaaaacacaaaacaaaaaagaagtttttaacaataaaaattaGTCCGAAATATAgaatctttttttatttgttttttttgtttattttataacaTCCAAGGGAGGGGAGACCGAACACCCCAAAATAGAAAACTAAAAGATCCTAATTCCTAACTCTCAGCATGACCCCTCCTATGGGGCATACCAACTTGATCATCTATAACGTAGTATCAAATATCAATCCTTCGTTATACATTTGAGTCTCATTAGGTTGCCACTACTAAAGAAATAACATATAACGTAACGTCGCATATATGACATcgattttttgaaaaactaacgtcaaaacaacaaataaaatgataatttttaatatatatatataacaccgattttcttaaaaaatcaaCGTCGtatatccaaaataaaaaattaaaaaaattactggTATAATATATGACGTCGATTATATTAATAACCGAcgtcatatataataatttgtttttttatttttttttttaaattttcatatacGACATCGATTAGTGACTaaatcgacgtcgtatcaaaaaatattttaaaaaattattatttgcgacgtttgttatttataataattttatttttgttttagtataCGACGTCTTAGTGACTTAAccatattatattttgtaataatatctCTATTAGTAGAGTTATTATATTTGTCTTAGATTGTTTGAGGagttaattgttaattaattattatagatAGAATAAGGGTGAAATTAAATAAGCTATCAAATTGTACGTGAAATTATAACatacttatataattaaaaaaattataattagattcttaaataatttaaaattatactaTTAAATCAAATTCTCCCGGTTTCTATTGGCATGGGGATTACTCcattcaagaaaattaaaattttaaataaaataaataattttagatatacatattattttgtcaaatttgaaggttttttttttttttttttttggtttaatgcatataataatttatactgTAAAAGAATTAAATGAAAAAGGTTGCAAACAAAATGATGAGATTGGTTATTAtgaatgaaattcaaaaaatttgtatttaccCA
This region of Ipomoea triloba cultivar NCNSP0323 chromosome 15, ASM357664v1 genomic DNA includes:
- the LOC116007491 gene encoding uncharacterized protein LOC116007491; this translates as MVVKMTKWSPWPPSSLPQATRKFHVKLTRFRLEGIENIFERKTHASCLALKVKWKGEPRKFGLHHLVSSKQRCREDLSRVKMLGEGQEGVTWDDDEFENTCCLAAVSGHGRRQFGPWRISFHVLLGKSEAKLVAIGKGSVNVSEVAARMVSDIEWEIPVILRAAGGFKEASLIVNFTIAEIRDSPVLARIVPDSIESINRTNEKQMELNEPGTSLATRSNSSWAELDQDKKAAGWFSWKRHRMSVRPVQSKDEPLIKKTRSWNFGNIVDPVFPNSNQDKIGEYSEPSDEETIGAWESKELVSRDGETKLKSDVFFATFDQRSDKAAGESACTALVAVISHWLHSNADATPTRPEFDDLIVQGSSEWRNLCDDASYLNDFPNKHFDLETVLHAGVRRVAITRDSSFVGFFNPEKFASLSGAMSFDEIWQKIVANNDLPRVYIISWNDHFFVLKIDRDAYYIIDTLGERLFEGCEKAFVLRFDDSSLMVRKENGDDEDDDEKIICSGKECCREFIVRFLAAIPLEELEEEEKKEAVSYFSLHQRLQIEFNLTCMLSSPFSSLSSSPFSSSAVSTPSRL